A single window of Bacillus mesophilus DNA harbors:
- a CDS encoding carbohydrate ABC transporter permease yields the protein MFKLFKLNRRTKSEYIFDNLNLLFMLIICFITIYPIWYVLVNSLNDGVDAMQGGIYWWPREFTLENYEAVFANPGILTSFGVTLAKTVVGTLTHVLFTAMVAYAFSRRDLYGRKYYMIFGIITMFFSGGLIPYFLLIRDLGLFDNFLVYIIPTLFNFFHLIIFVSFFRELPTSLEEAAKIDGASDFMIFVKVVLPLSMPVIATIALFQGVYQWNDYFAGVIFVNNPELQPIQTYLYKVVAESSSNQMMMNAPGGITTKTVTSQSIKLATMVVTTLPIMLVYPFLQKYFVKGMLIGSVKG from the coding sequence ATGTTCAAGCTTTTTAAATTAAACAGACGAACGAAAAGTGAGTATATTTTTGACAACCTCAATTTGCTGTTCATGCTAATCATATGTTTCATTACCATCTATCCGATTTGGTACGTTCTTGTTAACTCCTTAAATGATGGAGTAGATGCTATGCAAGGAGGGATATATTGGTGGCCTCGTGAGTTCACACTTGAAAACTATGAAGCAGTATTTGCCAATCCAGGGATCCTTACATCTTTTGGTGTGACTCTCGCCAAAACAGTAGTTGGGACTCTAACTCACGTATTATTTACAGCTATGGTAGCCTATGCGTTTTCACGTAGAGATCTGTACGGTAGAAAATACTATATGATTTTTGGGATTATCACCATGTTCTTTAGTGGGGGATTAATTCCTTACTTTCTACTAATTAGAGATTTAGGACTTTTCGATAATTTCTTAGTGTATATAATCCCAACACTATTTAATTTCTTCCATCTCATCATTTTTGTTTCTTTCTTTAGGGAGTTACCAACTTCACTTGAAGAAGCAGCAAAGATAGACGGTGCAAGCGATTTTATGATCTTTGTAAAGGTAGTTCTTCCGTTGTCGATGCCGGTTATTGCTACGATTGCATTATTCCAGGGAGTTTACCAATGGAATGATTATTTTGCAGGGGTAATCTTTGTAAATAATCCTGAGTTACAACCAATCCAAACGTATCTTTATAAAGTAGTAGCGGAATCAAGTTCAAACCAAATGATGATGAATGCACCTGGTGGGATCACGACGAAAACCGTTACGTCACAATCAATCAAACTAGCTACAATGGTGGTCACAACGTTACCAATTATGCTGGTATATCCATTCCTACAAAAGTACTTTGTAAAAGGAATGCTAATTGGGTCAGTTAAAGGTTAA
- a CDS encoding extracellular solute-binding protein, translated as MKKNILTKTITFILMMSMFVALFAGCSNSESNESASNEDKEKETTPLSADEPGWQADTSPITFDWYVNFSWYASKWGEDAVSKYVTDKTGVSVNFISPAGNEAEKMNTMIASGKLPDFITIGWWEDAVKKMIEGELVLPLNELAENYDPYFFKVSDGAKLEWYKQENGNVYGYPNASSSPQDFDQYKDLKPSNQTFLVRKDMYEAIGSPDMRTPEGFLAALKAAKEKFPEVNGAPLIPFGLNEFTDVGNNSLEGYLQNFLAIPMEKDGELYDRTTDPEYLKWLKTFREANDMGLLAKDIFIDKRPQMEEKIAQGRYFAMLYQRSDLAAQQQALYAKDPNSVYIAVEGPANSNLDAPTLAGDSISGWTVTLISKDVKDKERAIRFLSYLISEEGQKDLYLGKEGEMHEVVDGKSQFKPEVLELLNNDRAAFDQQYGGSYKFWMLMDTNMSLQWAPPAAEPFKQMEDWTKGKTMSFAAYDGINPTGTSAEGVAGSKIAQEWGKTVPKLLLAKSDKEFDQIFEEFLEKRDDYGYDKVKEYQQTIFEKNKEKLDAATK; from the coding sequence ATGAAGAAAAACATCTTAACAAAGACAATTACTTTCATTTTAATGATGTCTATGTTTGTAGCATTGTTTGCAGGATGCTCAAATAGTGAATCGAATGAAAGCGCTTCAAACGAGGATAAAGAAAAAGAAACAACACCACTTTCAGCTGACGAACCAGGTTGGCAGGCAGACACGTCACCTATTACATTTGACTGGTATGTAAACTTCTCTTGGTATGCAAGTAAATGGGGAGAAGATGCAGTATCAAAGTATGTAACGGATAAAACAGGTGTATCGGTTAACTTTATTTCACCTGCAGGAAATGAAGCTGAAAAAATGAATACCATGATTGCATCTGGTAAGTTACCAGACTTTATCACAATTGGCTGGTGGGAAGATGCAGTAAAGAAGATGATTGAAGGGGAATTAGTTCTTCCTTTAAATGAACTAGCTGAAAACTACGATCCTTATTTCTTTAAGGTATCAGATGGTGCCAAACTAGAATGGTATAAGCAAGAAAATGGAAACGTATATGGATATCCAAATGCTTCATCGTCACCACAAGACTTCGATCAATATAAAGATTTAAAACCATCTAATCAAACATTCCTAGTAAGAAAAGATATGTACGAAGCGATTGGTAGCCCAGATATGAGAACACCAGAAGGGTTCTTAGCGGCCCTTAAAGCGGCAAAAGAAAAATTCCCAGAAGTAAATGGAGCTCCGTTAATTCCATTTGGATTAAATGAATTTACAGATGTGGGTAACAACTCTTTAGAAGGTTACTTACAAAACTTCTTAGCCATTCCAATGGAAAAGGACGGAGAATTGTACGACCGTACGACAGATCCTGAATATTTAAAATGGTTAAAGACATTTAGAGAAGCAAACGATATGGGACTATTAGCAAAAGATATTTTCATTGATAAGCGTCCACAAATGGAAGAAAAGATTGCACAAGGCCGTTATTTTGCCATGTTATATCAACGCAGTGATTTAGCAGCACAGCAACAAGCTTTATATGCAAAAGATCCAAACTCAGTTTATATTGCAGTAGAAGGTCCAGCTAACTCAAACTTAGATGCACCAACTCTAGCTGGTGATAGTATTTCTGGATGGACAGTTACGTTAATTTCAAAAGATGTAAAAGATAAAGAAAGAGCGATTCGTTTCTTAAGTTATTTAATCAGTGAAGAAGGTCAAAAGGACCTTTACCTTGGTAAAGAAGGCGAAATGCACGAAGTTGTAGATGGTAAGTCACAATTCAAACCAGAAGTACTAGAATTATTAAATAATGACCGTGCTGCGTTTGACCAACAATACGGTGGATCTTATAAGTTCTGGATGTTAATGGATACAAATATGAGCCTTCAATGGGCACCACCTGCTGCTGAACCATTTAAACAAATGGAAGATTGGACAAAAGGTAAAACAATGAGTTTTGCAGCGTATGATGGAATTAACCCAACAGGTACTTCAGCTGAAGGTGTTGCGGGTAGTAAAATTGCTCAAGAATGGGGCAAAACGGTACCTAAATTATTATTAGCTAAGTCAGATAAGGAATTTGATCAAATCTTTGAGGAATTCCTAGAGAAGCGTGACGATTATGGCTATGATAAAGTAAAAGAATACCAGCAGACTATTTTCGAAAAGAATAAAGAAAAGCTTGATGCTGCAACAAAGTAA
- a CDS encoding ABC transporter permease gives MKTNTKLEDITKEDITVSKKEKAARTFRKLLEQRQLQVMALIGVIWMFIFNYIPMYGLIIAFKEYSIIKSIGEAPWVGLMQFKEFLQDDNFWIVLKNTLGISLIKLFIAFPLPIIFALLLNELTSLKFKKMVQTISYLPHFISWVVLGGIMTTWLADIGILNDILLNLGLISERTNFLAEPDYFWGIIILSDIWKELGWSAIIYLAAIAGVSTELYEAATIDGANRFQKMWHVTLPAIRPTITILFILAVSGVLNSNFDQILILGNALNESASNVIDIYVYQVGIQNARYSYATAVGLLKAVIAFILLLSANKIVKKLNGNSLF, from the coding sequence ATGAAAACGAATACAAAATTAGAAGACATAACAAAGGAAGATATCACCGTCAGTAAAAAGGAAAAAGCCGCTCGTACCTTTAGAAAGTTATTGGAGCAAAGGCAATTGCAAGTAATGGCACTTATAGGGGTAATATGGATGTTTATCTTCAACTATATCCCTATGTATGGCTTAATTATAGCTTTTAAGGAATACAGCATTATTAAATCAATAGGAGAAGCTCCTTGGGTAGGACTCATGCAGTTTAAGGAGTTTTTGCAGGATGATAATTTTTGGATTGTCCTTAAAAACACACTTGGTATAAGCCTAATCAAATTATTTATAGCATTTCCGTTACCAATCATATTTGCTTTGCTACTAAATGAGCTTACTTCATTAAAATTTAAAAAGATGGTCCAAACGATTTCCTATCTACCTCACTTTATATCTTGGGTAGTTTTAGGTGGAATTATGACTACGTGGCTGGCTGATATCGGGATTCTAAATGATATTTTACTAAACTTAGGACTAATCAGTGAGAGGACAAACTTCTTAGCAGAGCCAGATTACTTTTGGGGTATCATCATTTTATCTGATATCTGGAAAGAACTAGGATGGTCCGCAATCATTTATTTGGCAGCGATAGCAGGGGTTTCCACGGAATTATACGAAGCAGCAACAATCGACGGTGCTAACAGATTTCAAAAAATGTGGCATGTCACACTACCGGCAATTCGACCAACTATTACAATTCTATTTATTCTAGCGGTAAGTGGTGTGTTGAATTCAAACTTTGATCAGATCTTAATCTTAGGTAACGCTTTAAATGAAAGTGCAAGTAATGTAATAGACATTTATGTGTATCAAGTAGGTATTCAAAATGCTAGATACTCTTATGCGACGGCAGTAGGTTTGTTAAAAGCAGTCATTGCATTTATCTTACTACTATCAGCAAACAAGATTGTGAAGAAACTGAATGGAAATTCTTTATTCTAA
- a CDS encoding sensor histidine kinase, with protein MQKKLISLYVIIFMIPAIIFTLYYSNQLYENSLSAITKKNENLLEMERIHIHTNIESMRRTAQMVVSDNDFIEYIKTRDETNINELIDFKMNAFSNVAKLQNNNPTIAHIRLFTSNPYVTEMWPIVFKEDRIIDKPWLSEVMVRNGMELWSYEKSDLDLLDRYLIINKNAKISLLREIEYPKDEHLGVIEISMHLKNFYPNMYSPVNDGQSEMIVIDSHQNVYQDPNKSFLNEHEIELSVIQKEHNTIKNKEIASAQFTQNNIPYLIVSTYIEDIESHVINVISLENIYAEMKQTRNIALSGTFLIVFILSLLTYLLISFLLKRLYKLIELMKRVEAGDFAVQVDIYGQSEIAQLAHHFREMLKKINRLIADAVNKQASTKEAELRALKTQIDAHFLYNTLENIKMMAEIEEKYEISDALTSLGEMMRYNLKWKNDFVVLQEEVTHIKNYIDIMNLRLDKRISLKVKIPGHLLEQEILKMSLQPIVENSLRHGIIHTIYDGMIEITACIKDDNVQIQVTDNGVGMTAVDLEKLNHHIQVDDEKVPESIHQQGGIGLRNVNERIKLHYGNEYGLHVDSLEGQYTKVVVTLPCIVIKGVRKHV; from the coding sequence TTGCAAAAAAAATTAATCTCTCTATACGTCATCATTTTTATGATACCAGCAATTATCTTTACTTTATATTATTCAAATCAACTTTATGAAAACTCATTATCTGCTATAACCAAAAAAAATGAAAATCTATTAGAGATGGAACGTATTCATATCCATACTAATATTGAATCTATGAGAAGAACCGCTCAAATGGTTGTATCTGATAATGATTTTATTGAGTATATTAAAACGAGAGATGAAACCAATATCAATGAACTCATAGATTTTAAAATGAATGCCTTTTCAAATGTAGCGAAGCTTCAAAATAATAATCCAACGATCGCACATATTCGCCTCTTTACGAGCAACCCCTATGTAACAGAGATGTGGCCCATCGTGTTTAAAGAGGATAGGATTATAGATAAACCTTGGTTAAGTGAAGTCATGGTCCGTAATGGAATGGAACTATGGTCTTATGAAAAAAGTGATCTTGATTTACTAGATCGCTATTTAATTATCAATAAAAACGCAAAAATCTCCTTGCTTCGTGAAATTGAGTATCCAAAGGATGAACATTTGGGCGTTATTGAGATTAGTATGCATTTAAAGAATTTTTATCCGAATATGTATAGCCCTGTTAATGATGGTCAATCCGAGATGATTGTCATAGATTCACATCAGAATGTGTACCAGGATCCTAACAAAAGCTTTTTGAATGAACATGAAATTGAGTTATCAGTTATCCAAAAGGAACATAATACGATCAAAAATAAAGAGATTGCAAGTGCACAATTTACCCAAAACAATATACCCTACTTAATCGTGTCAACCTATATAGAAGACATTGAATCACATGTTATAAACGTGATCTCCTTGGAAAATATTTATGCGGAAATGAAGCAAACTAGAAACATTGCATTAAGTGGTACGTTTTTAATCGTATTTATTCTTTCACTCTTAACGTATCTACTAATTTCCTTTTTGTTAAAAAGATTATATAAGTTGATTGAACTAATGAAACGTGTGGAGGCAGGAGACTTTGCAGTACAGGTAGACATTTACGGCCAAAGTGAAATTGCACAATTAGCCCATCACTTTAGAGAAATGTTAAAAAAAATTAATCGACTAATCGCTGATGCAGTTAATAAACAAGCATCAACAAAAGAGGCAGAATTACGTGCACTGAAAACACAAATTGATGCACACTTCTTATACAATACATTAGAAAATATAAAGATGATGGCAGAAATAGAAGAAAAATATGAAATTTCAGATGCACTTACTTCACTAGGTGAAATGATGAGATACAACTTAAAGTGGAAAAATGATTTTGTTGTTCTTCAAGAAGAAGTTACTCATATAAAAAATTATATTGATATTATGAACTTACGCCTAGACAAGCGAATCAGTCTAAAGGTAAAGATCCCTGGGCATTTGTTGGAACAAGAAATACTAAAAATGTCCCTTCAACCCATCGTAGAGAATTCATTGAGACATGGGATTATTCATACCATTTATGATGGTATGATAGAAATCACGGCTTGTATAAAGGATGACAATGTTCAAATTCAAGTAACGGATAATGGTGTCGGTATGACGGCAGTTGATTTAGAAAAGCTGAACCATCACATTCAAGTGGATGACGAAAAAGTGCCCGAATCTATCCATCAACAGGGTGGGATTGGCCTACGCAATGTGAATGAACGAATAAAACTTCACTACGGAAATGAATATGGCCTTCATGTGGACAGTCTAGAAGGGCAGTACACGAAAGTTGTAGTGACATTACCTTGTATCGTGATCAAGGGGGTACGAAAACATGTATAA